Proteins from one Telopea speciosissima isolate NSW1024214 ecotype Mountain lineage chromosome 1, Tspe_v1, whole genome shotgun sequence genomic window:
- the LOC122648732 gene encoding MDIS1-interacting receptor like kinase 2-like, with amino-acid sequence MNSTIDTRASKNGDIFSIWNYDGTIAYDDILEATEEFDLKYCIGTGGHGNVYIAKLPPGKVVAMKKLHHLEAEEKAYDESFTNEINVLTRLRHRNIVKLYVFCYHSSCKFLVYEYIERGSLACVLGNEAEAVELDWWKRLNIIREIAHALSYLHHDCTLPLIHRDISSKNVLLDAELEPHVADFGIAKIMNPDSSNRTILVGTYGYIAPELAYTMVVTEKCDVFSFGVLTLETIMGRHLGELISSLSFSNGNGIILKDLLDPRLQPPTQSAAQYLTFTMMLAIACLHTNPKSRPTMQYISQELENITNPHNIAFAQFHCGK; translated from the exons ATGAATTCCACTATTGATACAAGAGCATCAAAAAATGGAGATATATTTTCCATATGGAACTACGATGGTACAATTGCATATGATGACATCCTTGAAGCAACTGAAGAATTTGATCTCAAATATTGCATTGGGACCGGAGGTCATGGGAATGTTTACATAGCAAAGCTACCTCCAGGGAAAGTAGTAGCTATGAAAAAGCTTCATCACTTAGAAGCTGAAGAGAAAGCCTATGATGAGAGCTTCACTAATGAGATAAATGTATTAACAAGATTACGACATCGGAACATTGTGAAACTTTATGTGTTTTGCTACCATTCAAGCTGCAAATTTTTAGTTTACGAATATATTGAAAGGGGAAGCTTAGCTTGTGTACTTGGAAATGAAGCAGAAGCGGTGGAATTGGATTGGTGGAAACGTTTAAATATCATCAGGGAAATCGCTCATGCTTTGTCTTACTTGCATCATGACTGCACACTGCCGTTAATTCACCGGGACATATCAAGCAAGAATGTTTTGTTGGATGCAGAACTCGAGCCTCATGTCGCTGACTTTGGAATTGCTAAAATTATGAATCCTGATTCATCCAACCGCACTATACTTGTAGGCACATATGGATATATTGCTCCAG AGCTTGCTTATACAATGGTTGTGACAGAAAAATGCGATGTTTTTAGCTTTGGGGTCTTGACACTAGAGACAATTATGGGAAGACATCTGGGTGAACTCATCTCTTCACTATCCTTCTCAAATGGAAATGGTATAATACTAAAGGATTTGTTGGACCCACGTCTCCAACCACCAACACAATCGGCAGCACAATATTTGACTTTCACAATGATGCTTGCAATTGCATGCTTGCACACCAATCCAAAATCTCGTCCAACTATGCAATACATTTCTCAGGAACTAGAAAATATTACCAACCCTCATAACATCGCTTTTGCACAATTTCATTGTGGCAAGTAG